Proteins from a single region of Chrysemys picta bellii isolate R12L10 chromosome 9, ASM1138683v2, whole genome shotgun sequence:
- the NONO gene encoding non-POU domain-containing octamer-binding protein isoform X1, producing MQGNKGFNMEKQNHAPRKQHQQQHQQPPIPANGQQANSQKRLCTLFPSDEGLTIDLKNFRKPGEKTFTQRSRLFVGNLPPDITEEEMRKLFEKYGKAGEVFIHKDKGFGFIRLETRTLAEIAKVELDNMPLRGKQLRVRFACHSASLTVRNLPQFVSNELLEEAFSVFGQVERAVVIVDDRGRSSGKGIVEFSGKPAARKALDRCSEGSFLLTTFPRPVTVEPMDQYDDEEGLPEKLVIKNQQFHKEREQPPRFAQPGSFEYEYAMRWKALIEMEKQQQEQVDRNIKEAREKLEMEMEAARHEHQVMLMRQDLMRRQEELRRMEELHNQEVQKRKQLELRQEEERRRREEEMRRQQEEMMRRQQEGFKGNFADAREPPDMRMGQMGMGGAIGMNNRGAMGATAVPAGAPPAAGPGAMMPDGAMGMTPPPPTDRFGQGSAMEGLGAMGGNPPGFNRGNPGGDFGPNKRRRY from the exons ATGCAAGGAAATAAAGGCTTTAACATGGAGAAGCAAAACCATGCTCCAAGAAAACAGCATCAGCAACAACATCAACAACCACCTATTCCTGCTAATGGACAGCAGGCCAACAGCCAGA AGCGACTGTGTACCTTATTCCCCTCAGATGAAGGCCTCACTATTGACCTGAAGAATTTCCGGAAACCTGGTGAAAAGACATtcacccagaggagccgcctctTTGTGGGGAACCTGCCCCCAGATATTACTGAGGAGGAGATGAGAAAGTTGTTTGAAAAGTATGGGAAGGCAGGTGAAGTCTTCATACACAAGGACAAAGGCTTTGGATTTATCAGGCTG GAAACTCGCACTCTAGCCGAGATTGCGAAGGTAGAACTAGACAACATGCCTCTCCGTGGGAAGCAGCTAAGAGTGCGCTTCGCATGCCACAGTGCATCACTGACTGTCAGAAACTTGCCTCAGTTTGTGTCAAATGAGCTCCTGGAGGAGGCCTTCTCTGTGTTCGGCCAGGTGGAAAGGGCTGTGGTTATTGTGGATGACAGAGGAAGATCGTCTGGGAAAGGCATTGTGGAGTTTTCAGGGAAACCTGCTGCTAGGAAAGCTCTGGACAGATGTAGTGAAGGGTCTTTCCTGCTAACCAC ATTTCCTCGGCCTGTCACTGTAGAGCCAATGGACCAGTATGATGATGAGGAGGGACTGCCGGAGAAATTGGTCATCAAAAACCAGCAGTTTCACAA GGAGCGTGAACAGCCTCCTAGGTTTGCACAGCCTGGTTCTTTTGAGTATGAGTATGCCATGCGCTGGAAGGCTCTAATAGAAATGGAAAAGCAGCAGCAAGAACAGGTGGACCGCAACATCAAGGAAGCACGTGAGAAGCTGGAAATGGAGATGGAAGCAGCTCGCCATGAGCACCAAGTTATGCTCATGAGGCAAG ACTTAATGAGACGCCAGGAAGAACTAAGGAGAATGGAGGAACTGCATAACCAAGAAGTGCAGAAACGTAAACAGCTGGAGCTCAG GCAGGAGGAAGAACGCAGGCGCCGTGAGGAGGAGATGAGGCGGCAGCAGGAGGAGATGATGAGACGCCAGCAAGAGGGCTTTAAAGGGAATTTTGCTGATGCG AGGGAGCCACCGGATATGCGCATGGGACAGATGGGCATGGGAG GTGCCATAGGTATGAACAATAGAGGGGCTATGGGTGCCACCGCTGTCCCCGCCGGTGCACCTCCTGCAGCTGGTCCTGGAGCTATGATGCCTGATGGAGCCATGGGAATG
- the NONO gene encoding non-POU domain-containing octamer-binding protein isoform X2 — protein sequence MQGNKGFNMEKQNHAPRKQHQQQHQQPPIPANGQQANSQNEGLTIDLKNFRKPGEKTFTQRSRLFVGNLPPDITEEEMRKLFEKYGKAGEVFIHKDKGFGFIRLETRTLAEIAKVELDNMPLRGKQLRVRFACHSASLTVRNLPQFVSNELLEEAFSVFGQVERAVVIVDDRGRSSGKGIVEFSGKPAARKALDRCSEGSFLLTTFPRPVTVEPMDQYDDEEGLPEKLVIKNQQFHKEREQPPRFAQPGSFEYEYAMRWKALIEMEKQQQEQVDRNIKEAREKLEMEMEAARHEHQVMLMRQDLMRRQEELRRMEELHNQEVQKRKQLELRQEEERRRREEEMRRQQEEMMRRQQEGFKGNFADAREPPDMRMGQMGMGGAIGMNNRGAMGATAVPAGAPPAAGPGAMMPDGAMGMTPPPPTDRFGQGSAMEGLGAMGGNPPGFNRGNPGGDFGPNKRRRY from the exons ATGCAAGGAAATAAAGGCTTTAACATGGAGAAGCAAAACCATGCTCCAAGAAAACAGCATCAGCAACAACATCAACAACCACCTATTCCTGCTAATGGACAGCAGGCCAACAGCCAGA ATGAAGGCCTCACTATTGACCTGAAGAATTTCCGGAAACCTGGTGAAAAGACATtcacccagaggagccgcctctTTGTGGGGAACCTGCCCCCAGATATTACTGAGGAGGAGATGAGAAAGTTGTTTGAAAAGTATGGGAAGGCAGGTGAAGTCTTCATACACAAGGACAAAGGCTTTGGATTTATCAGGCTG GAAACTCGCACTCTAGCCGAGATTGCGAAGGTAGAACTAGACAACATGCCTCTCCGTGGGAAGCAGCTAAGAGTGCGCTTCGCATGCCACAGTGCATCACTGACTGTCAGAAACTTGCCTCAGTTTGTGTCAAATGAGCTCCTGGAGGAGGCCTTCTCTGTGTTCGGCCAGGTGGAAAGGGCTGTGGTTATTGTGGATGACAGAGGAAGATCGTCTGGGAAAGGCATTGTGGAGTTTTCAGGGAAACCTGCTGCTAGGAAAGCTCTGGACAGATGTAGTGAAGGGTCTTTCCTGCTAACCAC ATTTCCTCGGCCTGTCACTGTAGAGCCAATGGACCAGTATGATGATGAGGAGGGACTGCCGGAGAAATTGGTCATCAAAAACCAGCAGTTTCACAA GGAGCGTGAACAGCCTCCTAGGTTTGCACAGCCTGGTTCTTTTGAGTATGAGTATGCCATGCGCTGGAAGGCTCTAATAGAAATGGAAAAGCAGCAGCAAGAACAGGTGGACCGCAACATCAAGGAAGCACGTGAGAAGCTGGAAATGGAGATGGAAGCAGCTCGCCATGAGCACCAAGTTATGCTCATGAGGCAAG ACTTAATGAGACGCCAGGAAGAACTAAGGAGAATGGAGGAACTGCATAACCAAGAAGTGCAGAAACGTAAACAGCTGGAGCTCAG GCAGGAGGAAGAACGCAGGCGCCGTGAGGAGGAGATGAGGCGGCAGCAGGAGGAGATGATGAGACGCCAGCAAGAGGGCTTTAAAGGGAATTTTGCTGATGCG AGGGAGCCACCGGATATGCGCATGGGACAGATGGGCATGGGAG GTGCCATAGGTATGAACAATAGAGGGGCTATGGGTGCCACCGCTGTCCCCGCCGGTGCACCTCCTGCAGCTGGTCCTGGAGCTATGATGCCTGATGGAGCCATGGGAATG